Proteins from a genomic interval of Arvicola amphibius chromosome 10, mArvAmp1.2, whole genome shotgun sequence:
- the LOC119825462 gene encoding HCLS1-associated protein X-1-like, producing MSFFDLFRGFFGFRGPRSHRDPFFGGMTGDDDDDDDEEEEDRSTWGRGSYRFDGSQPPEEFGFSFSPGGGMRFHDNFGFDNLVRDFNSIFSEMGAWTLPSHSPELPGPDSETPSERLREGQTLRDSMLKYPDSHQPRIFEGVLENPARPESPKSAPDWGSQRPFHWLDDIWPVTPRSRAREDNDLDSQVSQEGLGPLLQPQPKPYFKSISVTKITKPDGAVEERRTVVDSEGQNETTVTHHEARDSSSSDPVSERSSALDDPFSILDLLLGRWFRSR from the coding sequence ATGAGCTTCTTTGACCTTTTCCGGGGCTTTTTCGGCTTTCGTGGACCTCGGAGCCACAGAGATCCCTTTTTTGGCGGGATGACTGgagatgatgacgatgatgatgacgaagaggaggaagacagaagcaCGTGGGGTCGAGGGAGCTATAGGTTTGATGGTTCTCAGCCTCCGGAGGAATTCGGTTTCAGCTTCAGCCCAGGAGGAGGGATGCGATTCCACGACAACTTTGGCTTTGATAATCTAGTACGAGATTTCAATAGCATCTTCAGTGAGATGGGGGCCTGGACCTTGCCTTCCCACTCTCCTGAACTTCCAGGTCCCGACTCAGAAACACCTAGTGAGAGACTGCGGGAAGGGCAGACGCTGCGGGACTCAATGCTTAAGTACCCTGATAGTCACCAGCCCAGGATCTTTGAGGGGGTCTTGGAGAATCCTGCAAGACCTGAATCCCCCAAGTCAGCTCCAGACTGGGGGTCTCAGAGACCTTTTCATTGGTTGGATGATATATGGCCTGTTACCCCCCGTTCTAGAGCCAGAGAGGACAACGATCTTGACTCCCAGGTTTCCCAGGAGGGTCTCGGTCCACTTCTCCAACCCCAACCCAAACCCTATTTCAAGAGCATCTCTGTGACCAAGATCACCAAGCCAGATGGGGCCGTGGAGGAGCGCCGTACTGTGGTGGACAGTGAGGGACAGAACGAGACCACAGTGACCCACCACGAAGCACGTGACAGTTCCAGCAGTGATCCAGTCTCTGAAAGATCTTCAGCTCTGGATGATCCCTTTTCCATCCTGGATTTGCTCCTTGGACGTTGGTTTCGATCCCGGTAG